TTTGGATCGACAATACAATTACCGTATGGTCGAATCGGGGTGATGCCTAGTTGGTCTTGGGCTGCGTATATACAACGAACAATAGGTTTTGGACTCAAGTTTGACCACTTATTATTTAAATTAGTCAAGAAGTTAGAATCTATTATTAGTTGTTTCAATTGTTGGGAAAAATACCTATTATTATTTATTTCAATTACTTTAAAAACTTCTCCTAAGGGAACTCCCATTAAAGTCATATTTTGAGGATTAACACCGACTGATGGTGATGCAATCAGGGTAGAATGAACTACATATTGACGCATTATAATTTTATCTACATTATTTGTTTCTTCACTTTCAATGAAGGCTTGTCTGATAAGAAGACCTCCTGCACTATGACCTATTAGAATGATTTTAAATGACTTGAGTTCATTTTGAATTTGAGGGAATACTTTTCTATAATTTTTGGGTTTTCTTATTTCTTTAAGAGATGTGATATTTCTATCGTGATCTGGTTTGTTTTGATAGCAAAAAAGTACATAGGTGAAAAATAAGTCTCTAAGTTCGTTCAAAAGAAGACGAGCATTCTCAATTAGATTTCGCTCTCCTATTTGAGGTGGGAATCTATAATTAATTAAAACCCTTTTTCGTAAAAAACCTGTTGGATAATTTAAAAAATAGGAATCAAAAGTGCAAGGACCATGATTATTAAAATTATTATTTAATATTTTAAATGTTTGTTCGCAATCAGTTGGGACAAAGGATCCCTCCCACTTCCAACCAGGAATAAATATAATATTTCGTGGACTCATTTATTTTCTATGCAGTCTCAGGTATACCTAGTAATTCTAATAAGGTTTCGTAACTATCAGTACTCACGTCTTCATCTGAAATAGAGTTACTATATATCGCCCTAACTTTATATTTTTGACAAAATTCAGCCAAATCTTTGACTGATTGAGCTTCAGGTCTTTTCCCCAACTCCATTAGTTTTTTGGTTTCCAGCAACCTTTCTGCAGCGCTTAATGATACATTGGCACCAAAAGAAACACATCCTTCCCAAAACTTAACCTCATGAAAAGATCTGTTAAACACAATGTGGGCTAAATCAATGATAACGTTTTTGGTTTCCAGTTTGGTTTCCAGTTTGGTTTCCAGTTTGGTTTCCGCAGCGCTTAATAATACACTGGATAATACACTGGCAACCAAAGGAACTCTGCTTTCCCACAATTTAACTTCTGGAAAATATCTGGTACCCATAATGTGGGCTAAATCACTGATAAACTCATCTTTTGCCTCGATGAAGGCTAAATCTGATGAGGGACACTCATTGTTACTTGGGATTCTTATAAATCGCTCCCAGTTTAAATCAGTCAGGATGTTTATATCTGCCGTGGCCATAGTATTTACCTTTAAAATATACCCTATGTCTAGTTTATAATATATATTCAATCTATTTCCCATATCCTAGTTTTAATTCGATTTTAACCTCAGCACCATGTATTAACGCATTAAACGCTTTCCACGCTAAAGCATAATCGCTCTCCCTATCGCAACAGGTAAAGGGTGCTTCATAGACGATCGCTCGTTCAATTGGTCCACCGGGGAGGGTATTATCAATTATGGTGCGCTCCACTATCCCCTCATCCATGTCCTTAATGTCCTCCCAACCAATGGGTTCATTTTGTTTGGGGTTCGCTTTACGAGGAAACCCTACCCCTATTAGTCCTTTGCTGTTGGTGAAGGCGATGCGACCGTTCATGTCGTACCATGTATCGCTCTCATATTGTTGCAGGACGGGGAATTGGACGCGATAGATGCTAAGGAGTTCATTACTAGTTAACCCCAGTGTTAAAGCTGTTAATACGTCTATTTCTACTAGAGCTTGTCGTCTCTCATAGTCGGAGCGTAGAGCGTTATGGCGTTGCCAGTGGGGAGTAAGGTTGGAGAAGAATTCTTGGTTTAGACGTTTATCTTGGGGTTTAGTCCAGTTGTCTAGTTTATATGCTGGGTTATAAGCAGTTTCCCAGAGTTCGGCGTAGTCGGTGGTGAGACAAGTTAGGGCTAGAATTCGGGTAATTAAGAATTGATCATATTTTGTCCCGTAAATAAAAGGGAAATCATCTAAAGTTTGAGATAAGTTTGATTTACCTGTAGTTTTAATCAAAAAGTCATAAACAATGGAGGAAGTTAAAGCGCTAAAAATTAAAAAATATGACTGCAATCTTTCTGGAAAACAATAACTTCTAACAGCATCAATATGGGCAGAATGTTTGGGGATAATTGAACCGATTAGGGTTCTTTCTTGAATAGTATCTATCATTTTACGAAAAAATAAACGATAATATTCTGTTACTTTCTTAGGGGTATTTTTTCCAGGGTCAACCCAGGGGAAGGTGGGAGTACGTTGATAATATTCCCCTTCACTGCAAGCGGGAAGGTAATTAGTGCGGGGGAGATAATTGTCAGGAATTAGGGTTAAATCAATGACGTCGTAATGTCCGTTAAGTGTACAAATCGCTCTCGGGGTCTTATTAAAGGGATTACCCACATAAAAATGAGGTCCCGATAGAATCCACTCCCGAGGGGACGCAGGAAAGGAGGTATTGCGTTGGATGGTTCCGTCTTTTTGCGCCTTAGTTTCATCAAAACAAACTGTAGAATAATAATCGCCTTTTAAATCGCTTAAGCGCTGAGGTTGTTGGGTAAATTTAACTAATACGCTTAATAACTCTTGGGAATGTATTGCTGGTAATCGCGCTTGTAGAGGTGGG
This sequence is a window from Gloeocapsa sp. PCC 73106. Protein-coding genes within it:
- a CDS encoding serine esterase (DUF676), with product MSPRNIIFIPGWKWEGSFVPTDCEQTFKILNNNFNNHGPCTFDSYFLNYPTGFLRKRVLINYRFPPQIGERNLIENARLLLNELRDLFFTYVLFCYQNKPDHDRNITSLKEIRKPKNYRKVFPQIQNELKSFKIILIGHSAGGLLIRQAFIESEETNNVDKIIMRQYVVHSTLIASPSVGVNPQNMTLMGVPLGEVFKVIEINNNRYFSQQLKQLIIDSNFLTNLNNKWSNLSPKPIVRCIYAAQDQLGITPIRPYGNCIVDPNFVTIESCNHNSILNQEKAALEVCRHIIQFMTDVQFC